Proteins encoded within one genomic window of Platichthys flesus chromosome 13, fPlaFle2.1, whole genome shotgun sequence:
- the kctd12.1 gene encoding BTB/POZ domain-containing protein KCTD12.1, translating to MALADTECGGSGGCGGSGCGDSVSPFTEIIELNVGGQVYVTRHKTLVAVPDSLLWNMFSKKSPKELARDSKGRFFLDRDGFLFRYILDYLRDLNLVLPDYFPEKSRLQREADFFQLRDLAKRLSPRVSKDNSISEEISHSDTEEGAQLCGSAVQGMETLRAMSITGAARSPSLDSRKSGYITIGYRGSYTIGRDIQTDAKFRRVARITVCGKTSLAKEVFGETLNESRDPDRPPERYTSRYYLKYNFLEQAFDKLTEVGFHMVACSSTGTCAYTSNDPNEDKIWTSYTEYVFCRD from the coding sequence ATGGCACTGGCCGACACTGAGTGCGGAGGCTCCGGCGGCTGCGGGGGCTCCGGCTGCGGGGACTCTGTCTCCCCGTTCACCGAGATCATCGAGCTGAACGTCGGCGGACAGGTGTATGTCACCAGGCACAAAACTCTGGTCGCCGTCCCGGACTCGCTCCTGTGGAACATGTTCAGCAAGAAGTCGCCCAAGGAGTTGGCAAGGGACAGCAAGGGGCGCTTCTTCCTGGACCGGGACGGCTTCTTGTTCCGCTACATCCTCGACTACCTGCGGGACCTGAACCTGGTGCTGCCGGACTACTTCCCGGAGAAGAGCCGGCTGCAGAGGGAGGCGGACTTCTTCCAACTGCGGGACCTCGCCAAGCGGCTCAGCCCCCGGGTGAGTAAGGATAATTCAATCAGCGAGGAGATCAGCCACAGCGACACGGAGGAAGGCGCGCAGCTGTGCGGCTCCGCCGTGCAGGGCATGGAGACTTTACGCGCGATGTCGATCACCGGGGCCGCGCGCTCCCCGTCCCTGGACTCCAGAAAGTCGGGCTACATCACGATAGGATACCGCGGCTCCTACACCATCGGGAGAGACATCCAGACCGACGCCAAGTTCAGGAGGGTGGCGCGCATCACGGTGTGCGGGAAGACCTCCCTGGCCAAAGAGGTGTTCGGGGAGACGCTGAATGAGAGCAGGGACCCGGACAGGCCCCCGGAGAGATACACGTCCCGCTACTATCTGAAGTATAATTTCTTGGAGCAGGCGTTTGACAAGCTGACAGAGGTGGGCTTCCACATGGTGGCCTGCAGCTCCACGGGCACCTGCGCCTACACCAGCAATGATCCAAACGAGGACAAAATCTGGACGAGCTACACTGAATATGTCTTCTGTCGGGATTGA